The Thermococcus sp. MV5 genome includes a window with the following:
- a CDS encoding carbohydrate kinase family protein, with protein MELVVLGHVAIDHVIFPNKKGVILPGGAATAVATSAALSGAKVGLVTKVGKDFPKEWLEKLEEIMDIRGVQILEGNTIHIYMIYHEDGSVDAPVDMGVAQKMGETKIPEEYLNAKIFHISPIPPEEQLKAIRRLKGKRISLDFNPTYIEDYRIKKDLMMKIISKAEIIFPNEREALTITGERDIKKAIKKLHAWGAEIVVVTMGEKGVLLYNGENFMRFKALPIDEIVDPTGAGDAFAGGFLAYYAKEKPIEECVKQGLLRAREVLKKKGSWSIEV; from the coding sequence TGGAGGGGCTGCTACTGCTGTAGCCACTTCAGCAGCCTTAAGTGGTGCCAAAGTAGGATTAGTAACAAAAGTTGGTAAGGATTTCCCAAAAGAGTGGCTTGAGAAGCTTGAGGAAATCATGGACATAAGAGGAGTGCAGATTCTTGAAGGAAATACCATTCACATATACATGATTTATCATGAAGACGGAAGTGTTGACGCTCCTGTAGATATGGGAGTGGCCCAAAAAATGGGAGAGACAAAAATTCCTGAAGAGTATTTAAATGCAAAGATCTTTCATATCTCTCCAATACCTCCTGAAGAGCAGCTTAAAGCTATAAGACGCCTAAAAGGTAAACGAATAAGTCTGGATTTTAATCCCACATACATAGAGGACTACAGAATTAAAAAAGACCTTATGATGAAAATCATATCAAAAGCAGAAATAATTTTTCCAAATGAAAGAGAGGCCCTGACAATAACCGGAGAAAGAGATATCAAAAAAGCTATCAAAAAACTTCATGCATGGGGAGCTGAGATTGTTGTTGTTACTATGGGTGAAAAGGGTGTTCTTTTATATAATGGAGAAAACTTTATGCGTTTTAAGGCCCTCCCCATTGATGAAATCGTTGACCCTACCGGAGCTGGAGATGCCTTTGCTGGAGGTTTTCTGGCCTATTATGCAAAAGAGAAACCGATAGAAGAATGCGTAAAACAAGGACTGCTAAGGGCAAGGGAAGTCTTGAAGAAAAAGGGGAGCTGGAGTATCGAAGTTTAG